From the genome of Rhizobium leguminosarum, one region includes:
- a CDS encoding TniB family NTP-binding protein, translating to MSDHLFDHVRPLLDRSNEERVAYVRAPRWIGHQVAKDSHQRLAELLSRPASLRTQGLMLVGPYANGKTMIAERFAVEHLRTSPEQRIWIVQTREGAGLGHFYASILQGLRAPGGEMWDVGRKAEQLDHLLANLKPRVLIFDEFHNALRGRPRDVEAVFAFLRRIGRQYDISPVLIGEVAIYDFVNATSEMASRFDLMAVPRWQYDESYLMLLDSLEAALPIAKASDLSNEPLARRIFSLSEGLIGEVVTIVTKAAVLAIRSGVERITKAGIEELRHMPISHRRNAALRESLV from the coding sequence ATGTCGGATCATCTATTTGACCATGTCCGACCTCTTCTCGATCGTAGCAATGAGGAACGGGTCGCCTATGTTCGTGCGCCGCGGTGGATTGGGCACCAGGTTGCAAAGGACAGCCATCAGCGCCTGGCCGAGCTGCTGTCACGACCTGCGTCATTGCGAACCCAGGGACTGATGCTGGTCGGCCCCTATGCAAATGGCAAGACGATGATCGCAGAGCGGTTTGCCGTCGAACACCTTCGGACATCGCCTGAGCAAAGGATATGGATAGTCCAGACACGCGAAGGGGCCGGACTCGGCCACTTCTATGCCAGCATTCTCCAAGGCCTCCGCGCGCCTGGCGGCGAGATGTGGGACGTCGGCCGGAAGGCCGAGCAGTTGGATCATTTGCTGGCGAACCTCAAACCGAGGGTGCTGATTTTCGACGAATTTCACAATGCGCTGCGGGGCCGCCCCCGCGATGTAGAGGCGGTCTTTGCTTTCTTGCGGCGGATCGGCCGGCAATACGACATCTCACCAGTTTTGATCGGTGAGGTGGCCATCTACGATTTCGTCAACGCCACCAGCGAGATGGCGAGCCGGTTCGACCTGATGGCGGTCCCTCGGTGGCAATACGACGAAAGCTATCTCATGCTTCTCGACAGTCTCGAAGCGGCCTTGCCCATAGCCAAAGCCTCCGACCTGTCGAACGAACCGTTGGCGCGCCGGATATTCAGTCTGTCAGAAGGGTTGATCGGCGAGGTCGTCACCATCGTCACAAAGGCAGCCGTCCTGGCAATCAGATCCGGCGTGGAACGCATCACCAAGGCTGGTATAGAAGAACTGCGTCACATGCCGATCTCGCATCGGCGCAATGCCGCGCTACGCGAAAGCCTTGTATGA
- a CDS encoding Mu transposase C-terminal domain-containing protein, with product MPKPFQDRGPGHDSSDVQWLTARRTARELDRILEAGGSRKDAIARAAAELRLTSRQVYNLLARYRAERKVTALLPRTGSDRRKRLPEAVEEVISATLREQWLTLEAPPLAPVVAEIRARCEEAGHPLPSYVSVARRIPSLFSVEEIAKKRSANPKHVLRLKPRPGYIHAPNPLDVCQIDHTPTDINFVEVVDGAGVFVGRPYLTIVTDVATRAILGFCLTLEKPSVLSVALCLAQAICRKDTWLATRNLNYAWPMFGRPKLLVTDSAKEFKGHAFQRGCDDYGIRIRYRDRGRVHQGGVVERLLGKLNGVLGTYPGSSGRSVADRDEYPSERRACLSFADLERCVALAIIDHNLQENPKTLKVPIIEWQRDNMALPDCNDEPQQVLLSFLPGTERQLSAQGISMFALHYYSPWLGSLVPERDRLGKLEVRYDPRDISHVYVRDPETRLFRPVERRDGHFVPLTLWEHDAERGRRRAINLRSSVDKVAFRREIAAIAAAAKPSKRELRDAVRRAHAAAAQKPYAATEAQAPDHKAHPMRQKNRLPVEDW from the coding sequence ATGCCAAAGCCATTTCAAGATCGTGGACCAGGCCATGACTCTTCTGATGTCCAATGGCTTACTGCACGCCGGACCGCTCGCGAGCTGGACCGTATTTTGGAAGCGGGCGGATCGCGAAAGGACGCTATAGCTCGAGCGGCAGCCGAACTCCGGCTGACATCGCGACAAGTCTATAACCTCCTGGCCCGTTATCGCGCAGAGCGGAAAGTAACTGCACTGCTGCCTCGCACTGGCTCCGATCGGCGCAAACGACTGCCGGAAGCGGTCGAAGAAGTCATCAGCGCGACGCTGCGCGAGCAGTGGCTTACGCTCGAGGCGCCGCCTCTCGCACCTGTCGTCGCCGAGATCCGCGCTCGATGTGAGGAAGCCGGCCATCCATTGCCGTCCTATGTATCAGTCGCACGGCGTATCCCGTCGTTGTTCTCGGTTGAAGAGATTGCGAAGAAGCGCTCGGCCAACCCGAAGCACGTGCTGCGGCTCAAGCCGCGACCGGGCTATATCCATGCACCAAACCCGCTCGACGTCTGCCAGATCGACCATACGCCGACCGACATAAATTTCGTGGAGGTTGTCGACGGGGCCGGAGTTTTCGTCGGCCGCCCGTACCTCACAATCGTCACCGATGTAGCGACACGTGCCATTCTTGGTTTCTGTCTCACCCTGGAAAAGCCGTCAGTCCTGTCCGTCGCGCTTTGTCTCGCGCAGGCGATATGCCGGAAAGATACGTGGCTCGCCACGCGCAATCTCAACTATGCCTGGCCAATGTTCGGTCGGCCGAAGCTGCTCGTTACCGACTCGGCCAAGGAGTTCAAGGGACACGCCTTCCAACGCGGCTGCGACGATTACGGCATCCGTATCCGCTATCGCGATCGTGGCCGGGTCCATCAAGGGGGCGTTGTCGAGCGACTGCTGGGCAAACTCAACGGAGTTCTTGGCACATATCCCGGCTCCTCAGGCCGCTCGGTGGCCGATCGCGACGAATACCCGTCAGAACGACGCGCTTGCCTGAGTTTCGCCGATCTGGAGCGCTGCGTAGCGCTGGCAATCATCGATCACAACCTCCAGGAAAATCCCAAGACGCTGAAGGTGCCGATTATCGAATGGCAGCGCGACAATATGGCCCTGCCTGATTGCAACGATGAGCCGCAGCAGGTGCTGTTGTCGTTTTTGCCCGGGACCGAACGGCAATTGTCGGCCCAAGGGATCAGCATGTTCGCCTTGCACTATTATTCGCCATGGCTCGGTTCCCTCGTTCCAGAGCGAGATCGGCTTGGAAAGTTGGAGGTGCGATACGATCCCCGTGACATCAGCCATGTCTACGTCCGTGACCCGGAAACCCGATTGTTTCGCCCGGTCGAGCGACGTGACGGCCACTTCGTGCCGCTGACCCTGTGGGAACATGATGCGGAGCGCGGGCGCCGACGCGCGATCAACCTGCGCTCGAGCGTCGACAAGGTGGCGTTTCGTCGTGAGATCGCAGCCATCGCCGCTGCTGCAAAGCCTTCTAAACGCGAGCTGCGCGATGCGGTGCGCAGAGCACATGCTGCCGCAGCACAGAAACCTTACGCTGCCACCGAGGCGCAAGCACCGGATCACAAAGCACATCCAATGCGACAGAAGAACCGGCTACCCGTGGAAGACTGGTGA